The following proteins come from a genomic window of Vallitaleaceae bacterium 9-2:
- a CDS encoding septum formation initiator family protein, protein MKRKKHKSIYFLMFVLMLLSGIVFFQISEAYTKTLEKEQELEVLNAELVRELERKVELEEMEFYIQSDEFIIKKARNEFNLIQEGEILFITEE, encoded by the coding sequence GTGAAAAGAAAAAAACATAAATCAATATATTTTTTAATGTTTGTATTAATGTTATTAAGTGGTATTGTTTTTTTTCAAATTTCAGAAGCGTATACAAAAACCCTTGAAAAAGAGCAAGAGCTAGAAGTATTAAATGCAGAGCTTGTCAGAGAGCTAGAACGTAAAGTCGAGCTTGAAGAGATGGAATTTTATATTCAGTCTGACGAGTTTATCATAAAGAAAGCGAGAAATGAATTTAATTTGATACAAGAAGGCGAGATCCTCTTTATCACAGAAGAATAG
- a CDS encoding UDP-N-acetylglucosamine 1-carboxyvinyltransferase, with product MDQFIINGGNVLNGRVEVSGAKNAALGIIAAALLADGVSRIQNVPYVDDIRVLLEAMKDLGIKIKNIDNHTIEIDSRKVDKFVVDYEHIKKIRASYYLLGSLLGRFNEAQVAMPGGCNIGQRPIDQHIKGFEALGAQVEVDHGMVKAKAEHLTGASIYLDVVSVGATINIMLASVMAKGITTIENPAKEPHIVDVANYLNSMGAEIKGAGTDVIKIHGVEKLHGSEYMIIPDQIEAGTYMIAAAITGGDVVVGNLIPKHMEAISAKLLEMGVGIEEQGDSIRVFSRGELKGVNIKTLPYPGFPTDMQPQMTALLTVSKGTSIVSESIFENRFQYVDELNRMGVNVKVEGNTAIVSGVEKLTGTEITASDLRAGAALILAALVAEGETVINHVDYIDRGYEFIEEKLQDIGANIVRKSETRDKRQFKVM from the coding sequence ATGGATCAGTTTATAATAAATGGTGGAAATGTATTAAATGGGAGAGTTGAGGTCAGCGGTGCTAAAAATGCTGCTTTGGGCATTATTGCGGCAGCGCTATTAGCGGATGGAGTAAGCCGAATTCAAAATGTTCCTTATGTAGATGATATTCGTGTGCTTTTAGAAGCCATGAAGGACTTAGGCATTAAAATAAAAAATATTGATAATCATACAATTGAAATTGACAGTCGAAAAGTGGACAAATTTGTCGTAGACTATGAACATATAAAGAAAATCAGAGCATCCTATTATCTTCTTGGGTCTTTGCTTGGGCGGTTTAATGAAGCGCAAGTAGCTATGCCGGGAGGGTGTAATATAGGGCAAAGACCTATTGATCAACACATCAAAGGCTTTGAAGCACTTGGTGCTCAAGTAGAGGTTGACCATGGAATGGTTAAAGCAAAAGCAGAGCATTTGACAGGTGCAAGTATTTATCTTGATGTGGTTAGCGTGGGAGCGACCATCAATATTATGTTGGCATCGGTTATGGCTAAAGGGATTACAACCATTGAAAACCCAGCCAAAGAACCCCATATTGTTGATGTTGCCAACTATTTAAATTCAATGGGCGCGGAAATTAAAGGTGCCGGAACAGACGTAATTAAAATTCATGGTGTTGAAAAGCTACATGGTTCAGAATATATGATTATTCCGGATCAAATTGAAGCAGGTACATATATGATAGCAGCGGCAATCACAGGCGGTGATGTTGTTGTGGGTAACTTAATTCCAAAACACATGGAGGCTATTTCAGCAAAGCTTTTAGAGATGGGCGTTGGTATTGAGGAACAAGGTGACTCGATTCGCGTATTTTCACGTGGTGAGTTAAAAGGTGTTAACATTAAGACATTGCCATACCCAGGTTTTCCGACAGATATGCAACCTCAAATGACGGCGTTGTTAACGGTTTCAAAGGGAACGAGTATTGTGTCCGAAAGTATTTTTGAAAATCGTTTTCAATATGTGGATGAACTAAATCGCATGGGTGTTAATGTTAAAGTTGAAGGCAATACGGCTATTGTCAGTGGCGTTGAAAAGTTAACAGGAACAGAAATAACTGCGTCGGATTTACGTGCAGGAGCTGCACTTATTTTAGCAGCTTTGGTGGCAGAAGGTGAGACTGTCATCAATCATGTGGATTATATTGACCGTGGATATGAATTTATAGAAGAAAAGCTACAAGATATTGGAGCGAATATTGTTCGTAAATCGGAGACACGGGACAAACGACAGTTTAAAGTGATGTAG
- a CDS encoding ATP-binding protein, translating into MTRSIKWRMVSIFVLLVVIVMIISGMLIVYQTKNYEYNIIREELVATANSVYSSVIIDLPSSEIEGHIIEMIEEQSVLLKGRVYLLDEKGGIVYTQAVSTEEQRFNTAQVMAALTNSQIEELDEVHLSKDSTTYLGYARPIIKNNNVIYVIYVLASTAQVQDKVSAMASVIALAVLMAIILSVILAFLFSAFLTKPIIALTKKAREMSKGELKNPIEVYSDDEIGELTTNFNRMAFSLNETLAQIASEKNKMETVITHMTDGILVFDNFGILIHYNPASIRMLRIKNALSFNDIFGTKLKISFEKVLSDVETKQRKLTVTLDEAYYSIDFAKYIDTDGIIQGVICVIQDITEHKKLEKMQKEFVANVSHELRTPLTTIKSYAETLLEGALEDLEVAERFLGVINKESDRMTNLVQDLLELSKLDSQKTSFNRSEINLAHLLQTIAKNYEIHVKKKNQHLDCQIMEEDAQILGDANRIEQVIKNILSNAVKYSPEGADVQVRLINDGVYYVIEIRDTGMGIPQEDLEHIFDRFYRVDKARSRAMGGTGLGLAIAKEIMELHKGWIKVESEVEKGTCFYLYFLMHKKENDTE; encoded by the coding sequence ATGACGCGAAGTATTAAATGGCGCATGGTCAGTATTTTTGTCCTTTTAGTGGTCATCGTAATGATTATCTCAGGAATGCTGATTGTCTATCAAACAAAAAATTATGAATATAATATTATTCGAGAAGAACTTGTAGCTACGGCGAACTCAGTATATTCTTCAGTCATCATTGATTTACCTTCCAGTGAAATAGAAGGTCATATCATAGAGATGATTGAAGAGCAATCTGTATTACTTAAAGGCAGAGTCTATTTGCTGGATGAAAAAGGCGGAATTGTATATACCCAAGCGGTATCAACAGAAGAGCAACGTTTTAATACGGCACAGGTCATGGCAGCTCTTACCAACTCCCAGATTGAAGAACTGGACGAAGTGCATCTGTCTAAAGATTCAACAACTTACTTAGGCTATGCGCGTCCCATTATTAAGAACAATAATGTCATATATGTGATTTATGTTTTAGCATCAACAGCACAGGTTCAAGATAAAGTATCAGCAATGGCAAGTGTTATTGCGCTGGCTGTTTTGATGGCTATTATTTTATCCGTTATTTTGGCGTTTTTATTTTCAGCATTTTTGACGAAACCCATTATAGCGTTGACAAAAAAAGCTAGAGAAATGTCAAAAGGGGAGTTAAAAAACCCGATTGAAGTGTATTCAGATGATGAGATTGGTGAACTGACAACGAACTTTAACCGGATGGCTTTTTCACTCAATGAGACGTTGGCACAGATCGCTAGTGAAAAAAACAAAATGGAAACAGTGATAACCCATATGACAGATGGGATTTTAGTGTTTGATAATTTTGGTATACTTATACATTATAATCCGGCTTCGATTCGAATGCTCAGAATAAAAAACGCATTATCCTTTAATGATATTTTTGGAACAAAACTTAAGATATCTTTTGAAAAAGTCTTAAGTGATGTTGAAACCAAACAAAGAAAACTAACAGTAACATTGGATGAAGCCTATTATAGTATTGACTTTGCCAAGTATATTGATACAGATGGGATTATTCAAGGGGTTATTTGTGTTATTCAAGATATTACAGAACATAAGAAACTTGAAAAGATGCAAAAGGAATTTGTGGCAAATGTTAGCCATGAGCTAAGGACACCGCTTACAACGATTAAAAGCTATGCTGAGACGCTGTTAGAAGGTGCGCTTGAAGACTTAGAAGTAGCAGAACGTTTTCTTGGTGTTATCAATAAAGAAAGTGATCGAATGACGAATCTAGTTCAAGACTTGTTAGAGTTATCTAAACTGGATAGTCAAAAAACAAGCTTTAACCGTAGTGAAATCAATTTGGCTCATTTGCTCCAAACGATTGCCAAAAACTATGAGATACATGTAAAAAAGAAAAATCAACATTTGGATTGTCAGATTATGGAAGAGGATGCGCAGATATTAGGTGATGCAAATCGAATTGAACAAGTTATCAAAAATATTTTATCCAATGCAGTTAAATATAGTCCGGAAGGAGCAGATGTTCAAGTTCGATTAATTAATGATGGGGTTTATTATGTCATTGAGATACGCGATACAGGAATGGGAATTCCACAAGAAGATCTGGAACATATTTTTGATCGGTTCTATCGGGTAGATAAGGCTAGATCACGAGCTATGGGCGGTACCGGCTTAGGATTGGCGATTGCAAAAGAGATTATGGAACTCCACAAAGGATGGATTAAGGTCGAATCGGAAGTCGAAAAAGGCACATGTTTTTACTTGTATTTTTTAATGCATAAAAAGGAAAATGACACGGAATAG
- a CDS encoding M23 family metallopeptidase, protein MKYKKEVFLSVGAFLTIATVVQFSPKQDMLSVQTIDENGVTIEQEAPIIGYQVVYNGKELGVVAQEEDIEALLGIAYDGLVQELGYDPEIVPEPALIPVREGMLTLDTKTIALGLQEELYNSLDVIKQKGYVMRIGDDFTVVLESEQAVKEVLENAQRHFIKTDVALEIDLDLNEYNSMILTPKVLMKDMSSESMALVTAGQGEADEQSDEAATPESQGKMVAVEFSEDIAVVETYINPNDIVDVEMATGLITKENEKAKMYSIQPGDSPSVIASANDMKLSELYALNPGLKEKERSIQIGDEVVVMVPEPEIKVETKVEVIYTEPIARDVIYQKDPDVYIGSEKVIDNGSDGTVEITALVTQINGTEDSREIIGKKVIKEPQDKIVSKGSKPFPVKGATGSYMFPVSGYRISSPYGRRWGSFHHGVDLAVSYGTEIVAADGGTVIFAGWKSSTYGYFVEIDHGDGVTTRYAHASKVTAKVGQEVAQGQKIAEVGSTGRSTGPHVHFEIRFDGTTANPINYLE, encoded by the coding sequence ATGAAATATAAAAAAGAAGTTTTTTTATCGGTAGGTGCATTTTTAACGATTGCAACAGTTGTTCAATTTTCACCTAAACAAGATATGTTAAGTGTTCAAACCATTGATGAAAATGGTGTTACGATAGAGCAAGAAGCCCCGATTATTGGGTACCAAGTTGTTTATAATGGAAAAGAGTTAGGGGTTGTAGCTCAAGAAGAAGATATTGAAGCGTTGTTAGGCATTGCATATGATGGATTAGTCCAAGAGCTTGGCTATGATCCGGAAATTGTACCGGAACCTGCATTGATACCGGTTCGAGAAGGCATGCTGACATTAGATACCAAAACAATTGCCTTAGGCTTACAAGAAGAACTGTATAACAGTTTGGATGTCATCAAACAAAAAGGTTATGTAATGCGAATAGGAGATGACTTTACAGTTGTTCTAGAAAGTGAACAGGCAGTTAAAGAAGTATTGGAAAATGCGCAGCGTCATTTTATTAAGACCGATGTTGCACTAGAGATTGATTTAGACCTTAATGAATATAATTCGATGATATTAACGCCCAAAGTACTTATGAAAGACATGTCAAGTGAATCGATGGCATTAGTTACAGCTGGACAGGGCGAGGCAGATGAACAGAGTGATGAGGCAGCTACACCTGAAAGCCAAGGCAAGATGGTGGCAGTAGAGTTTTCAGAAGATATCGCCGTCGTAGAAACGTATATTAATCCTAATGACATTGTAGATGTTGAAATGGCAACAGGGTTAATTACAAAAGAAAATGAAAAAGCAAAAATGTATTCTATTCAACCAGGAGATAGTCCTTCGGTTATTGCGAGTGCAAATGATATGAAGCTAAGTGAGCTTTATGCATTAAATCCAGGGTTAAAGGAAAAAGAGCGAAGCATCCAAATAGGGGATGAAGTAGTTGTTATGGTTCCTGAACCGGAGATTAAAGTTGAAACCAAAGTAGAAGTAATCTATACAGAGCCTATTGCACGTGATGTGATCTATCAAAAAGATCCAGATGTGTACATTGGAAGTGAAAAGGTTATTGATAATGGTAGCGATGGTACAGTTGAGATTACGGCTTTAGTGACGCAAATCAACGGAACTGAAGATTCAAGAGAGATTATTGGAAAAAAGGTTATTAAAGAACCACAAGATAAAATTGTATCAAAAGGATCAAAACCATTTCCTGTAAAAGGAGCGACTGGAAGTTATATGTTCCCGGTATCTGGATATAGAATTTCTTCGCCATATGGACGACGCTGGGGTTCATTCCACCATGGAGTTGACTTAGCAGTATCCTATGGAACGGAGATCGTTGCAGCAGATGGTGGAACCGTTATTTTTGCAGGTTGGAAGAGTAGTACGTATGGATATTTTGTTGAGATTGACCATGGGGATGGTGTTACGACGAGATATGCACATGCAAGTAAGGTTACTGCAAAGGTTGGACAAGAAGTTGCGCAGGGTCAAAAAATTGCAGAAGTGGGAAGTACCGGACGAAGTACCGGACCACATGTCCACTTTGAGATTCGATTTGACGGGACGACAGCAAATCCAATCAACTATTTGGAGTAA
- a CDS encoding RNA-binding S4 domain-containing protein: MRLDKFLKVSRLIKRRTVANEACNAGRVEINGKVAKSGTPVNVGDIIKISFGNNTVNVRVDAIKDTTKKEDADSMFTYLSE, from the coding sequence ATGCGTTTAGATAAATTTTTAAAAGTATCCCGATTAATCAAACGACGAACGGTGGCTAATGAGGCTTGTAATGCAGGACGGGTTGAGATCAATGGAAAAGTCGCAAAATCTGGAACCCCTGTAAATGTTGGCGATATAATAAAAATATCTTTTGGAAATAATACAGTCAACGTTCGTGTCGATGCTATAAAGGATACAACAAAAAAAGAAGATGCAGATTCAATGTTCACATATTTGAGTGAATAA
- a CDS encoding response regulator — translation MSEKILVVDDEHAIVDILKFNLEKEGYHVVTAYNGEEGLSVFNEEAPDLLLLDIMMPVMDGLTLCKKIRESSNVPIIMLTARAEEVDKILGLEFGADDYMTKPFGVRELIARVKANLRRIGMNLKMEKEEKHDILKFDGMVIDMTQYEVNKNGQIIELTVREYELLKFLASQKQQIFSREQLLEQVWGYEYYGDVRTVDVTVRRLREKIEDEPSNPRFIITKRGIGYYFKD, via the coding sequence ATGAGTGAAAAAATATTAGTTGTAGATGATGAACACGCAATTGTAGATATATTAAAGTTCAATCTTGAAAAAGAAGGGTATCATGTAGTAACTGCATATAATGGAGAAGAGGGGTTAAGCGTCTTTAATGAAGAGGCGCCGGATTTATTGTTGCTGGATATTATGATGCCTGTTATGGATGGATTGACATTATGCAAGAAAATTCGTGAAAGTTCGAATGTCCCTATTATTATGCTAACAGCAAGGGCAGAAGAAGTGGATAAAATTCTTGGGTTGGAATTTGGTGCGGACGATTACATGACCAAACCTTTTGGTGTGCGTGAACTCATAGCAAGAGTTAAAGCAAACCTTCGCCGAATAGGCATGAATTTGAAAATGGAAAAAGAAGAAAAGCACGATATACTCAAATTTGATGGTATGGTTATTGACATGACCCAGTATGAAGTCAATAAGAACGGACAAATTATTGAGTTAACGGTTCGTGAATATGAACTGCTTAAATTTTTGGCATCCCAAAAGCAACAGATCTTTTCAAGAGAACAGCTGTTGGAGCAAGTGTGGGGATATGAATATTATGGGGATGTAAGAACAGTGGATGTTACCGTTCGACGATTGCGTGAAAAAATCGAGGATGAACCGAGTAATCCAAGATTTATCATTACGAAGCGCGGTATCGGATATTACTTTAAAGACTAA
- a CDS encoding HU family DNA-binding protein yields MNKSELVSAMAAKTDLSKKDAEKALKAFIDVVTEELSQGGKIQLVGFGTYDVSERAARTGRNPQTGEEMKIAASKAPRFKAGKALKDAVNAK; encoded by the coding sequence ATGAACAAATCAGAATTAGTGAGCGCTATGGCAGCAAAAACTGATCTTAGCAAGAAAGATGCTGAGAAAGCATTAAAAGCATTTATTGATGTAGTAACAGAGGAATTAAGTCAAGGTGGAAAAATTCAATTAGTTGGATTTGGAACTTATGACGTATCTGAAAGAGCAGCTAGAACTGGAAGAAACCCACAAACAGGGGAAGAAATGAAGATAGCTGCTTCAAAAGCACCAAGATTCAAAGCAGGAAAAGCTTTGAAAGATGCGGTTAATGCAAAATAA
- a CDS encoding glycosyl transferase, with product MKYGFFDDVNREYVITSPLTPYPWINYFGMDDYFSLFSNTSGGYSFFMDARLRRITRYRYNNVPIDNEGRYFYIVDNDVTWSPGYKPVKTELDDYECRHGLGYSVITSEKNALKVQQTSFVPLGEACEVHEVVLTNKGTKKKTIDLFSYIEFALWDALDDMTNFQRNYSTGEVEVEENTIFHKTEYRERRDHFSFFSVNQSVQGYDTDREQFIGLYGDVSKPEVVFNRQSKNSIASGWSPIASHHLHTVLEAGKSVSYIFVLGYIENKENKWERPGIINKAKAYMMKNKFLTSEQVQQALKQLKDKWTQLLSAYSVKTEDEKVNRMVNIWNAYQCMVTFNLSRSASYFESGVGRGMGFRDSNQDVLGFVHQLPKRARERLIDLASTQLRDGGAYHQYQPLTKKGNHDLGSGFNDDPLWMVLAVATYIKETGDFELLDEQVPFENDASLSATMMEHLKRSFNHVLNNLGPHGLPLIGRADWNDCLNLNCYSTTPGESFQTANNGTDGLTAESVFIAGMFAFIGPEYVELCQRRGETQEALRAEQAIKKMREVVLEHGYDGQWFLRAYDAKGQKVGSTACEEGKIFIEPQGMCVMGNIGIETGEAIKALDSAWAYLDTDYGMVLNQPAYTSYQLELGEISSYPPGYKENGGIFCHNNPWVACAEAKVGRGDKAFEIYRKICPAYLEEISDIHRTEPYVYSQMIAGKDAKNHGEAKNAWLTGTAAWNYVTITQAILGVKPHYDGLLIDPCIPKNWKHYSVTRRFRGTTYHITVKNPNNKSKGVSQIQVNKSPIEGTVIPMMESKEVIHVEVVM from the coding sequence ATGAAATACGGTTTTTTTGATGATGTCAACAGGGAGTACGTTATAACAAGTCCATTAACACCATATCCTTGGATAAATTACTTTGGAATGGACGATTATTTTTCGCTTTTTTCAAACACATCTGGCGGTTATTCGTTCTTCATGGACGCGCGTTTACGCCGCATAACTCGCTATCGCTACAATAATGTTCCTATTGATAATGAAGGAAGATATTTTTATATTGTTGATAATGATGTGACATGGTCACCCGGTTATAAGCCGGTTAAGACAGAACTCGATGACTATGAATGTCGTCATGGCTTAGGATATAGTGTGATTACTTCAGAAAAAAATGCCCTGAAGGTTCAACAGACATCCTTTGTTCCCTTGGGAGAAGCATGCGAAGTGCATGAGGTAGTACTGACCAATAAAGGAACAAAGAAAAAAACAATTGATTTATTTTCATATATTGAATTTGCCTTATGGGATGCATTAGATGATATGACTAATTTTCAACGTAATTATAGTACGGGGGAAGTTGAAGTCGAAGAGAATACGATTTTTCATAAAACAGAATATCGTGAGCGGCGTGACCATTTTTCCTTTTTTTCGGTGAATCAGTCTGTGCAAGGGTATGATACCGATCGGGAACAGTTTATTGGCTTATATGGGGATGTGTCTAAGCCGGAGGTTGTTTTTAACAGGCAATCTAAAAATAGTATCGCCAGTGGTTGGTCGCCAATAGCATCCCATCATTTGCATACTGTCCTTGAAGCGGGAAAAAGTGTATCATATATTTTTGTGCTCGGATATATTGAAAACAAAGAAAATAAATGGGAGCGACCAGGAATTATTAATAAAGCTAAAGCGTATATGATGAAAAATAAGTTTTTGACATCAGAACAGGTACAGCAGGCCCTTAAACAGTTAAAAGACAAATGGACACAACTGCTATCGGCGTACAGTGTCAAGACCGAAGATGAAAAAGTGAATCGTATGGTGAATATATGGAATGCTTACCAATGTATGGTGACATTTAACCTTTCACGAAGTGCTTCATATTTTGAGTCAGGGGTTGGACGAGGCATGGGCTTTCGAGATTCAAACCAAGATGTTTTAGGATTTGTACATCAATTGCCTAAGCGTGCCAGAGAACGGTTGATTGATTTGGCTTCTACACAGCTTCGTGATGGAGGCGCATATCATCAGTACCAACCCTTAACCAAAAAAGGAAATCATGATTTGGGAAGTGGGTTTAATGATGATCCGCTGTGGATGGTTCTGGCTGTAGCAACTTATATCAAGGAAACAGGCGATTTTGAGTTGCTCGATGAACAGGTACCCTTTGAAAATGACGCTAGTTTATCTGCAACGATGATGGAGCATCTAAAACGATCGTTTAACCATGTGCTCAATAACTTGGGACCCCATGGATTACCATTGATTGGAAGAGCCGATTGGAACGATTGCTTAAACTTAAACTGCTATTCAACGACACCAGGAGAATCATTCCAAACGGCGAATAACGGAACCGATGGATTAACGGCAGAATCGGTATTTATTGCAGGGATGTTTGCGTTTATTGGGCCGGAATATGTGGAACTATGTCAACGAAGAGGAGAAACACAAGAAGCACTTCGTGCAGAACAGGCGATTAAAAAAATGCGAGAAGTGGTTTTAGAACATGGCTATGATGGACAATGGTTTTTACGGGCTTATGATGCAAAAGGTCAAAAGGTAGGATCAACAGCGTGCGAAGAAGGCAAGATATTTATTGAACCTCAAGGAATGTGTGTAATGGGAAATATAGGAATTGAGACAGGTGAAGCCATCAAAGCATTAGATAGTGCATGGGCTTATTTAGATACGGATTATGGAATGGTGCTTAATCAGCCTGCATATACCTCGTATCAGCTAGAGTTAGGAGAGATCTCATCTTATCCGCCGGGATACAAAGAAAATGGAGGGATTTTTTGCCATAACAACCCTTGGGTAGCTTGTGCAGAAGCAAAAGTAGGACGAGGAGACAAGGCGTTTGAAATATATCGAAAAATTTGCCCCGCATATTTGGAAGAAATAAGCGATATACATCGAACCGAACCGTATGTATATTCACAGATGATTGCAGGAAAAGATGCGAAAAACCATGGCGAAGCAAAAAATGCATGGTTAACAGGTACGGCTGCATGGAACTACGTAACGATTACACAAGCAATTCTAGGTGTGAAGCCTCACTATGATGGATTATTGATTGATCCGTGTATTCCGAAAAATTGGAAACATTATAGTGTCACACGTCGCTTTAGAGGAACAACGTACCATATAACAGTCAAAAACCCTAACAATAAGTCAAAAGGGGTCTCGCAAATTCAAGTGAATAAGAGCCCAATCGAAGGTACAGTCATACCGATGATGGAATCTAAGGAAGTCATTCATGTAGAGGTCGTCATGTAA
- the mazG gene encoding nucleoside triphosphate pyrophosphohydrolase yields MENERYTFEQLLAIMERLRSKDGCPWDKEQTHQSLKSDTIEEAYELVEAINNNDDKNMQEELGDLLLHIAFHIQIAKEENRFDEDDVLYGIIEKMIRRHPHVFGNQHAKNSDEVLVQWDEIKKIEKEHTTTTDVMRSVAKALPALTRASKIQKKAAKVGFDFEDEIQMLEKLDEEVQEMKEAVQKKNIACIEDEIGDLLFQIVNLSRFFGLNAENTLTNATEKFINRFEGIEELAINQQREMATLSLNEMNELWEVVKKQQSF; encoded by the coding sequence ATGGAAAATGAGCGGTATACATTTGAACAACTTTTAGCAATTATGGAACGGCTTCGCAGCAAAGATGGATGTCCATGGGACAAAGAACAGACGCATCAGTCTCTAAAAAGTGATACAATAGAAGAAGCGTATGAATTGGTTGAAGCCATTAATAATAATGATGATAAAAATATGCAAGAAGAACTTGGAGATTTATTGTTGCACATTGCTTTTCATATTCAGATTGCAAAAGAAGAAAATCGTTTTGATGAAGACGATGTATTGTATGGCATCATTGAAAAAATGATTCGACGTCATCCCCATGTATTTGGTAATCAACATGCCAAAAATTCCGATGAAGTTTTGGTGCAGTGGGATGAAATTAAAAAAATCGAAAAAGAGCATACGACCACCACAGATGTTATGCGCTCTGTGGCAAAAGCTTTGCCTGCATTAACAAGAGCAAGTAAGATTCAAAAGAAAGCGGCAAAGGTCGGATTTGATTTTGAAGATGAAATTCAAATGCTTGAAAAACTGGACGAAGAAGTTCAGGAAATGAAAGAAGCTGTTCAAAAAAAGAACATAGCATGTATAGAAGATGAAATTGGTGATTTGTTGTTCCAAATAGTGAATTTATCACGTTTTTTTGGGTTAAATGCTGAAAATACCTTGACAAATGCGACAGAAAAGTTTATAAATAGATTTGAGGGCATTGAAGAGCTTGCCATCAATCAACAGCGGGAGATGGCGACCCTGAGCCTTAACGAAATGAACGAACTTTGGGAAGTGGTTAAGAAGCAACAATCTTTTTAA
- a CDS encoding LacI family DNA-binding transcriptional regulator: protein MKSEEIAKLVGVSRSTVSRVINNYPNVTDETRKKVLEAIEKYKYHPNAYARTLAGKRSDTIGVFLIMDEAPGSQKQLHHNDFFTAYLETIIDIANSKGYYVLVQTITCAKDYKKIASAFCEQRVDGGILIGTRSDSLNHILKEEICQHMVVMDMEPTQIPKKYLNQERMTVINAMDYEAAVYAVSYLKEQGHKKIGFIKGIEKTRSASIRYRGYLDAIKKLGLTFCDAYILEGEFNQSKTSQQMEEAIAKKMLPTVYICANDYMAIAAMECLQKHGIKVPEKVSFIGFDNTKTGALMQPKLTTMCPDYFAMSQTSVEAIHKHLMKEQKTGDDNIYNFAFELIERDTVHTL, encoded by the coding sequence ATGAAAAGTGAAGAAATTGCAAAATTAGTTGGTGTATCTAGAAGTACAGTATCACGTGTAATCAATAATTATCCTAATGTAACGGATGAAACGCGAAAGAAAGTACTTGAAGCGATTGAAAAGTACAAATACCATCCAAATGCTTATGCACGAACGCTTGCAGGAAAACGTAGTGATACGATTGGTGTTTTTTTGATTATGGATGAAGCACCTGGAAGTCAAAAACAACTGCATCACAATGATTTTTTTACGGCTTATTTAGAAACGATTATCGATATTGCCAACAGTAAAGGATATTATGTTCTTGTTCAAACCATAACATGTGCCAAAGACTACAAGAAAATTGCTAGTGCTTTTTGTGAACAAAGAGTTGATGGAGGGATACTTATTGGAACCCGAAGTGACAGCTTGAACCACATTTTAAAAGAAGAAATATGTCAACATATGGTGGTTATGGATATGGAACCAACACAGATTCCTAAAAAATATTTGAACCAAGAACGTATGACAGTGATCAACGCAATGGATTATGAAGCAGCCGTTTACGCGGTAAGCTATTTAAAAGAGCAAGGACATAAAAAAATCGGTTTCATAAAGGGAATTGAAAAGACACGCTCAGCTTCAATCCGCTACAGAGGCTATCTCGACGCGATTAAAAAACTTGGGTTAACCTTTTGCGATGCATATATATTAGAAGGAGAATTTAATCAAAGTAAAACAAGCCAGCAAATGGAAGAAGCTATTGCAAAAAAAATGCTTCCGACAGTATACATATGTGCGAATGATTATATGGCAATTGCGGCTATGGAATGTTTGCAAAAACATGGTATCAAAGTACCTGAAAAAGTTAGTTTTATAGGATTTGACAATACAAAGACGGGGGCTTTAATGCAACCTAAACTAACAACAATGTGTCCGGACTATTTTGCGATGTCCCAAACATCAGTTGAAGCCATTCATAAACATCTCATGAAAGAGCAAAAAACAGGAGATGATAACATATATAATTTTGCATTTGAACTTATTGAACGTGATACAGTACATACACTTTAA